ATCCAAATAGAAAAAAGAGACATCacattttacaaccatctaaaaacaagtgaccccaaaacattccatcacacagCTCTACAATGTCAAGAGATTAAACAAGacaagagtcccctcagccagctggttctgaggctcagttcactaacccaaaccaaccccatagagcctcaggacagcactcagaaaaTCTAGCCCAACCATCATCAGAAAGCAAAAAGAAAAATATACCACCTTttggaaagacaccacaaaaaatctaagtaaacgtcaatgctatttggctctaaacagacagtaacatggtagcagactatctgaccactgtgactgatagaaaactgaggaaaacactgactaggtacagactcagtgagcacggtctggctatagagaccggttgTCACaggcaaacctggctgcccagagaggacaggctttgctcactctgctccaggggagaggtagagacagaactgcatttcctattacagggtgacaaatactcagacctaagTGAATCTTTCTTTTCAGCATCTCCCTTGCAGAAGTAAAAACCATAAAAGATGAATGAGCTATCCCTTCAGAATTAAATAGCAGAGCAGTGCTATTAAGAGTAAATTCTTTAAacaacttcttcaggattggttgGTCCCCTGCgcgacagttgagctaacgtaggctaatgcgattagcatgaggttgtaagtaacaagaacatttcccagaacatagacatatctgatattggcagaaagcttaaattcttgttaatctaactgcactgtccaatttacagtagctattacagtgaatgaataccatgttattgtttgaggagagtgcacagttttgataCATGAAAAGTTACTAATAAACATATTAGGCACATtttggcagtcttgatacaacattttgaatagaaatgcaatggttcattggatcagattaaaactttgcacatacactgctgccatctagtggccaatatctaaattgcacatgggctggaataatacattacggcctttctcttgcatttcaaacatGGTGGtacaaaagaaatacaaaacaaaatgttgcttttttctttgtattatcttttaccagatctaatgtgttatattctcctacattcctttcccatttccacaaactttaaagtgtttgctttcaaatggtaccaagaaaatgcttatccttgcttcagggcctgagctacaggcagttagattttggtatgtcattttagtcgaaaattgaaaaaaaggggccgaTCCTTAGAGGTTAACTATTCAGAAGACGCTGGCCATCTCCCCAGCAGGAATATGTAGGACACTTATATTTCCTGTTTATTACAGCCACATAGATACAGGTTGACATTGGTCTGGTTATGGTGTGCTACTAGTTGTTGTAAAGATTATCTCTACCATAGGAAGAACATAAACAACTACACTAAATATAAACAATTACAATACCATCTAAAACCAgctgaaatatactgctcaaaaaaataaagggaacacttaaacaacacaatgtaactccaagtcaatcacacttctgtgaaatcaaactgtccacttaggaagcaacactgattgacaatacatttcacatgctgttgtgcaaatggaatagacaacaggtggaaattataggcaataagcaagacacccccaataaaggagtggttctgcaggtggagaccacagaccacttctcagttcctatgcttcctggctgatgttttggtcacttttgaatgctggcggtgctttcactctagtggtagcatgaaacggagtctacaacccacacaagtggctcaggtagtgcagctcatccaggatggcacatcaatgcgagctgtggcaagaaggtttgctgtgtctgtcagcgtagtgtccagagcatggaggcgctaccaggagacaggccagtacatcaggagacgtggaggaggccgtaggagggcaacaacccagcagcagaaccgctacctccacctttgtgcaaggaggagcaggaggagcactgccagagccctgcaaaatgacctccagcaggccacaaatgtgcatgtgtctgctcaaacagtcagaaacagactccatgagggtggtatgagggcccgacgtccacaggtgggggttgtgcttacagcccaacaccgtgcaggacgtttggcatttgccagagaacaccaagattggcaaattcgccactggtgccctgtactcttcacagatgaaagcaggttcacactgagcccgtgacagacgtgacagagtctggagatgccgtggagaacgttctgctgcctgcaacatcctccagcatgaccggtttggcggtgggtcagtcatggtgtggggtggcatttctttggggggccgcacagccctccatgtgctcgccagaggtagcctgactgccattaggtaccgagatgagatcctcagaccccttgtgagaccatacgctggtgtggttggccctgggttcctcctaatgcaagacaatgctagacctcatgtggctggagtgtgtcagcagttcctgcaagaggaaggcattgatgctatggactggcccgcccgttccccaaacctgaatccaattgagcacatctgggacatcatgtctcgctccatccaccaacgccacgttgcaccacagactgtccaggagttggcggatgctttagtccaggtctgggaggagatccctcaggagaccatctgccacctcatcaggagcatgcccagacgttgtagggaggtcatacaggcacgtggaggccacacacactactgagcctcatttttacatgttttaaggacattacatcaaagttggatcagcctgtagtgtggttttccactttaattttgagtgtgactccaaatccagacctccatgggttgataaattggatttccattgattattttggtgtgattttgttgtcagcacattcaactatgtaaagaaaaaagtatttaataagattatttatttcattcagatctaggatgtgttgtttaagtgttccctttatttttttgagcagtgtatataaccaCAGCGTCCCCCAGTGGCCAAATACAGCATCGCAACCAGAAAATGTCCAATTCAACAGGGTGTGATTACTGTAGAAGGGTTTACTGAACTGAATTTCAGCTGCTGTATGAGCGAGGGATTTGGACTAACGACTACATCCCAGGCTTCCTCACAtttacaagcatttctctacacccgcaataacatctgctaaatatgtgtatttgatttgatttcattttATCTTGAGCTTGATTATGACATCGTCATTATGACTCGCCATGTCATTCCAGGTCACAATAAAACACAAGTGGGACTTTCACCCCTCATTATTAAGTGGTGGTGTGTTGTCCATGGTGCTGGAGTAGGGGATAGAGCGGATGAGTTGGTAACTATGGTTCaagacagtggtggaaaaactacCCAATCGTCATACTTCAGTAGAAGTaggataccttaatagaaaatgactcaagtaaaagtgaaagtcacccagcaaaatactacttgagtaaaagtctaaatatatttggttttaaatatacttaagtatcaaaagttaatgtaattcctaaaatatacttaagtttcaaaagtataattataaataatttcaaattccttataataAGCAAACCAGATTGCaagattttctttttttatttacggatagccaggggaacactccaacactcagacatagtttacaaacaaagcatttgtgtttagtgagtccgccagatcagaggcagtagagatgaccagggatgttctcttgataagtgtgtcaaTGGGACAATTTTCTTGCCCTGCtatgtattcaaaatgtaaccattGCTTCAGTCATCCTACAACAACTTTGTAAACTAGCTCATAACTATATCCCCATCTACTGGTCATAAAGGAATATTGCATACTGTCTGAGGGGCTGATGGAGAGGGATGAAGCCACATTATGGCTGAAGTTTCTGTATTGAACTGACAGTGTTTACCATTGTGTAGAAGCACATAGCGCTGCCCCacagacactacataaagagcgactgcacttcctgatttggcctagttttagatttggttcattaagaaatgctatgaCTGAATTCAAATGTGAGTTGGTTTCgggatgtggtttgatgtgggtgtgttCACATGTGGGAAGAGTTAGACAAATTATTTGTTGATGGGGAGAACAGAATTAGATAGGAGACCTGACACTCAACACATCCACAATGTTATAAACTCTGCCTGTTTCTACAGAAGGACTGGAGATGCTTTTGTCAGACTGTATGCCTTTGTCGTTTGATGGGGAGTCCACAATTGGGAAGGTTTCATCTGACCTGTTCATACTTCAacatagtgtctgtctgtgtgtcagatATCACCTATTCTAACTGCCATTGGTGATAGAACAGTggctatgtgtgtatgtgttcacagaaacatgtatgGAGCCAGGACATGGAGACTTGCACGATGATCTGATGAAGTCCAGACTGACAGACGGGCTTGATACTGATGTCAAatcttttattgtattttttagtATTAAATGTAatggtatcagtcaatatggggagggggAAACACTGTGTTCTGCACCAGGACCTGGGACTTCCTGTTGTATACGGGACACCAGACTTGGTATGACCACTCTGTCATGTTTACCAAGGTAGCCCCATTACCACCTAACAAAATGCTGATAGACACAGTATCTGTATCAGCTGGGAATGACAATAAAAGATGAAAGGCacacattgttatattagcagaacactgcttctatggtattatgtaaaGAGTTGTTAATTCTACACGGACCTGTTACTACATTTAaaagttatcaaaacactttgtttagaacatcaaaaaatatatatcagaaATTGTATTCTTCTCATATTACTCTGCGACTGACCGATTGAcagcttcctccagcatctcaccATATGTTAGTTTAGTTAGCGACTTCCTTCAAACTACACGCAGATACATACACATGGTCTCCACTAGTTCATCTGATAATGGACCTCTTCGCCAGATAGCAATAATTACATTTCACAAGCTAATTAATGGTCATATAATAATTTAtgtgatactgtactgtacataaagcaacacctagcgacctcatCAAGATGCTCAGATCTCTTGGCATAGTGGCTAAGGTGTTGAGTTGACAGTCGCAGTACCCTGGTTTGTGTCTCTGTTGGGACTACCCCACGCGTTGATCGGAGATACGTGCGAGACTTGGTATAGATAAGCGAGCAGACACACACGCTCTCCCGAATGAAGGGGGTAGTGCAAGGACTTtcgtaacccaacacctagttagtcgttgtggaattgttagattacatgttaaatattgctgcactgtcggaactagaagcacaagcatttcgctacactcgcattaacttgtgctagccatgtgtatgtgaccaataacatttgatttgattcaacctCTTAGAGGTTTGGATCTCCTGACAGCGGGTTGGGGCTACACCCCGTTGTGGTATAATTAGGTGAGACACTTttattaattgtatttattttatttatttatttcacctttatttaaccaggtaggcaagttgagaacaagttctcatttacaattgcgacctggccaagataaagcaaagcagttcgacaacatacaaaaacacagagttacacatggagtaaaacaacatacaatcaatgatacagtagaaagaaataagactatatacaatgtgagcaaatgaggtgagataagggaggtaaaggcaaaaaaggccatggtggcaaagtaaataaagtatagcaagtaaaacactggaatggtagatttgtaatttgaagaaagttaaaatataaataatatggtgcaaaggagcaaaataataaataaaataaataaatacagtaggggaagaggtagtagtttgggctaaattatagatgggctatgtacaggtgcagtgatctgtgagctgctctgatagctggtggttaaagctagtgagggagataagtgtttccagtttcagagatttttgtagttcgttccagtcattggcagcagagaactggaaagagaggcggccgaaggaggaattggctttgggggtgaccagagagatatacctgctggagcgcgtgctacgggtgggtgcagcgatggtgaccagcgagcagagataaggtgggactttacctagcagggtcttgtagatgacatggagccaatgtgtttggcgacgattatgaagcgaaggccagccaacgagagcgtacaggtcgtagtggtgggtagtatatggggctttggtgacaaaacagatggcactgtgatagacttcatccaatttattgagtagggtattggaggctattttgtaaatgacatcgccgaagtcgaggatcggtaggatggtcagttttacgagggtatgtttcgcagcatgagtgaaggatgctttgttgtaaaataggaagccaattctagatttaactttggattggagatgattgatgtgagtctggaaggagagtttacagtctaaccagacacctaggtatttgtagttgtccacaaattctaagtcagaaccgtccagagaagtgatgctggacaggcgggcaggtgcaggcagcgatcggttgaagagcatgaattTAGTTTTTTTAAATCAGGAAATATTGTGGTTTTAGCGTTTTCGTCAAGCAAGCACCAACACCAACATTTTTATAGCTGTAATGGGCAATCATTTGATCAATTATTTTCCTGAATTTGATTTGCTGTGGATATGGGTTGATACCATATTTAGTAATGAAGTAGATGTCACTTGTTAGTCTATAATTATCTGTTGTAACTAATTACTGACTTTCTACCGTTGACCTGATTAACTGCCCTCATCATGTCTCCCAGTGTTGAATGTTATGGTTCAAGTTTGATACCAGACTGGATTCGAAGACACGTTGATAATGTATCCGTGAGTCTGTGACACTGTGTTATTCCGTAGCAGGTGATGTTGTGACTTCCAAACTCCTTACAAGCCTCTCGGCCCGGTGTCTTACAAACATTCGGTACTATTGTGAAGAGGCATAGACCTTTTCTCTGATTCTGTTCTGGAGGCGTCTCCCTGAATTGTTGCATTAGACCGACTTTATCTGTTAACCTGGAATTCCCGTAACAATAGCCTACTGGGCTTATGTGTGTTGATGAAGTGAACGACCATAGGGCGAGGcatgaatgacagagagagagaattgggtGAGTGAGCTCCCCATACCTGGACTAGGCTGTGGTATAGATAGACAGTGGCACAGGTGTCTCTGTCGGACAGGTGGCAAATCAGGAAAAGCAAGAAATGATGTTTCAACCCGGACCTGTGGGAGGAGTAAACTAAATACTGTATGATTCGTTTACTTCCTCGTTTACTGTGCAATGCGATAGTAGCAAaagtcacgtctctctccagcTCGTGAGTGAACATTTTAAAGATATTGACGGCAACTAAGGTAAGGCATTATTAAGATGGGAATCGtaacattgtggagacaaatataGATAAAGCAGTAACTCATCATTATTTAAAAGGTGTCTGAATGTGTCTGGGAATGAGGAGTGTCATATATCATAAACATATCCGGTAATTCTGATCGTATTGTTCAGTCTGTCATATAGCATAAACATATCCGGTAATTCTGATCGTATTGTTCAGTCTGTCATATAGCATAAACATATCCGGTAATTCTGATCGTATTGTTCAGTCAGTATTAGGCTACAGTCTGTCTGACTGAACTCACATGTGCATATTGCGTTCGGGCTTCAAGTTGAACTGGTTCTTCTTACAGGATTAATGTCGCACTGTCTCTTTAAAAAACACTCAtattgtccaggaagttgtcacGTAATCAGAGGACGGCGCTCATTGTTTGTATCCGATAGGTCGAAGGTAATAGGTATACTGTTACTTTGTAGCAGAGTGTTGTAATGATTTTTCCTCCATGATTTCAATCATGAACAGGGTGCAGTTGAAACGCTCGAACATCTTGAGAATGGCTCTAGCAGGCTCGGACTCCATGGACGAAGGAAAAGGCGAGACGTTTCTACTTAAAGCCATCAAAATAGGTGGTGTGGTGGCACTTTATTGGTTCATTTCAATAACCATGGTGTTCTTAAATAACTACTTGCTAGACAGTAAAGATTTGGACGCGCCGCTATTTGTGACATTTTACCAGTGCCTTGTGACTGTCGGACTGTGCTATGGCATGCACTTGCTGTCCCACTTATGTCCGGGTGTCATCGACTTCCCCTCCGTCAAGTTCGACCTAAAGGTATGCCGGGAGGTTCTACCCCTGTCCATCGTGTTCATTGGAATGATAACCTTCAACAACCTGTGCCTGAAGCATGTAGGGGTGGCCTTCTACACTGTCGGCAGGTCACTCAGCACGGTCTTCAACGTTCTACTCTCCTACGTGATCCTCAAGCAGACCACGTCCTTCTACGCCATCCTGTGTTGTGGAATTATTCTAGGTAGGTGGTAATAATAACTAACCTATATCTGGCCTAATGCAAGTACTTTGACCTTGTAGAAAGTTCTCATGTCTAAGGCATATACCCAAGCCAGGCTGGTTAGACGCTTCCTTCCTTCCAGGTAACCTATAATAAGTAACCTCACGCTTCTATAAAATTGCACCACAGGTTAATTAATTCCTACATGGGCCACACCTGTATTGGCCATATATTGAACATAAGGTAAACTGCAAATTGCTGCTAAAGGACCATGTTGATGCTTCTTTCTTTGTCTGTCCCTCCCATCAGGTGGATTCTGGTTGGGTGTGGACCAGGAAGGTGTGGCGGGCTCCCTGTCGTGGACGGGTGTGTTTTTCGGTGTGCTGGCCAGCGCCTGCGTCTCCCTCAACGCAATCTTCACCAAGCGGGTCATGCCGGCGGTAGATGGAAACATCTGGAAGCTCTCCTTCTACAACAACATCAACGCCTGCATCCTCTTCCTCCCACTCATC
This genomic stretch from Salmo salar chromosome ssa26, Ssal_v3.1, whole genome shotgun sequence harbors:
- the slc35c1 gene encoding GDP-fucose transporter 1 isoform X1, yielding MISIMNRVQLKRSNILRMALAGSDSMDEGKGETFLLKAIKIGGVVALYWFISITMVFLNNYLLDSKDLDAPLFVTFYQCLVTVGLCYGMHLLSHLCPGVIDFPSVKFDLKVCREVLPLSIVFIGMITFNNLCLKHVGVAFYTVGRSLSTVFNVLLSYVILKQTTSFYAILCCGIILGGFWLGVDQEGVAGSLSWTGVFFGVLASACVSLNAIFTKRVMPAVDGNIWKLSFYNNINACILFLPLILVFGEVGHLVHFSRLGDPTFWGMMTLGGVFGFAIGYVTGLQIKFTSPLTHNVSGTAKACAQTVIAVVYNQSSKSFLWWTSNLMVLGGSSAYTWVKGMEMKKVHIPQEESKEKLLGEKSGAGV
- the slc35c1 gene encoding GDP-fucose transporter 1 isoform X2, whose amino-acid sequence is MALAGSDSMDEGKGETFLLKAIKIGGVVALYWFISITMVFLNNYLLDSKDLDAPLFVTFYQCLVTVGLCYGMHLLSHLCPGVIDFPSVKFDLKVCREVLPLSIVFIGMITFNNLCLKHVGVAFYTVGRSLSTVFNVLLSYVILKQTTSFYAILCCGIILGGFWLGVDQEGVAGSLSWTGVFFGVLASACVSLNAIFTKRVMPAVDGNIWKLSFYNNINACILFLPLILVFGEVGHLVHFSRLGDPTFWGMMTLGGVFGFAIGYVTGLQIKFTSPLTHNVSGTAKACAQTVIAVVYNQSSKSFLWWTSNLMVLGGSSAYTWVKGMEMKKVHIPQEESKEKLLGEKSGAGV